A single Notoacmeibacter ruber DNA region contains:
- a CDS encoding thiamine pyrophosphate-binding protein: MSSEKTYVHQSLAQSIIDHDIDTLFGLMGDGNLFMVNHYVRACGGTFVPAAYEGSSILMAQAYTHVSGKIGVATVTHGPALTNCVTALVEGARGHVPMVLFAGDTPVIQPQNLQNIDQREVVRMTGVGFEQVRSTSTVTEDVANAFYRARLERRPIVLNMPADFMWEETTHKKKVFAVFDTPSYVPEGAGLDEAIGVIAAAKRPVVLAGAGAAKAQSQLIKLADRLQAPLATTLKAKGLFNDHPYDMGIFGTLSTDAAYDLIDKSDCVIAFGTSLHSFTTDKGKLMKDKRVVQINDNAAEIGKNYHPDAALIADAGLSADNIIYWLDEADIPPSGFTDELEAGALAVHQPNRSEKAGEGFVDFVRSLDRLEEALPKDRILATDGGRFMTEVWCRISVPHPRQFLVTVNFGSIGLGLQEAIGAAFAEPDSPVVLFTGDGGFMMGGVNEFNTAVRLKQDLIVIVCNDSAYGAEHIQFVDRSMNPGLSEFEWPSFADVATALGGKGITVRSDEDLESAIKAVKTRTKPLLIELRLDPNQVPRMRA, encoded by the coding sequence ATGTCGAGCGAAAAGACCTACGTCCATCAGTCTCTCGCACAATCCATTATCGATCACGATATCGATACGCTGTTTGGCCTCATGGGAGACGGAAATCTCTTCATGGTCAATCACTACGTCCGCGCGTGCGGCGGAACTTTCGTGCCGGCGGCCTACGAAGGCAGCTCTATCTTGATGGCGCAGGCTTATACGCATGTTTCCGGCAAGATCGGCGTTGCCACCGTGACGCACGGTCCGGCCCTGACGAACTGCGTTACGGCGCTTGTGGAAGGTGCTCGCGGCCACGTTCCCATGGTTCTGTTCGCTGGTGACACGCCGGTCATCCAGCCCCAGAATCTTCAGAATATTGATCAGCGCGAGGTCGTCCGAATGACCGGCGTGGGGTTCGAGCAGGTTCGCTCGACGTCGACAGTAACGGAGGATGTGGCCAACGCCTTCTACCGGGCTCGTCTCGAGCGGCGGCCAATCGTTCTGAACATGCCGGCAGATTTCATGTGGGAGGAAACCACCCACAAAAAGAAAGTGTTCGCCGTTTTTGACACTCCCTCCTATGTGCCGGAGGGGGCGGGATTGGACGAGGCCATCGGAGTTATCGCTGCGGCCAAAAGACCTGTGGTTCTCGCCGGCGCCGGCGCGGCGAAAGCCCAAAGCCAACTCATCAAACTCGCCGATCGCTTGCAGGCGCCGCTTGCCACGACACTCAAGGCCAAGGGGCTCTTCAACGACCATCCTTACGATATGGGAATTTTCGGCACGCTCAGCACCGATGCGGCCTACGACCTTATCGACAAATCCGATTGCGTCATTGCATTCGGCACGAGCCTTCACTCCTTTACCACCGACAAGGGTAAGCTGATGAAGGATAAGCGTGTCGTACAAATCAACGATAACGCTGCGGAGATCGGCAAGAATTACCATCCCGATGCAGCTCTGATAGCCGATGCCGGCTTGAGCGCCGACAATATCATCTACTGGCTGGACGAGGCTGACATTCCGCCGAGCGGGTTTACCGATGAACTGGAAGCTGGGGCTTTGGCCGTCCACCAGCCCAATCGTTCGGAGAAAGCTGGCGAAGGATTCGTCGATTTCGTTCGGTCGCTTGACCGCCTGGAGGAAGCCTTGCCGAAGGACAGGATTCTGGCAACGGATGGCGGGCGCTTCATGACCGAAGTCTGGTGCCGGATCTCGGTGCCCCATCCGAGGCAATTTCTGGTGACGGTGAATTTCGGCTCCATCGGTCTGGGGTTGCAAGAGGCGATCGGTGCCGCCTTTGCAGAGCCGGACAGCCCGGTCGTGCTCTTTACCGGCGATGGCGGCTTCATGATGGGCGGCGTCAACGAATTCAACACGGCCGTCCGGCTGAAACAGGACCTGATCGTCATCGTCTGCAATGACAGCGCCTATGGCGCCGAACATATCCAGTTTGTCGATCGCAGCATGAACCCAGGCCTGTCGGAGTTTGAGTGGCCTTCATTCGCCGACGTTGCAACGGCCCTTGGCGGGAAGGGGATCACCGTGCGTTCCGATGAGGACCTGGAAAGCGCGATCAAAGCAGTCAAGACGCGCACCAAACCGCTCCTGATCGAATTGCGGCTCGACCCCAACCAGGTTCCGCGGATGAGGGCGTAG
- a CDS encoding chemotaxis protein CheB, producing MTEFNYPVVAVGASAGGIEALKAFVSAIPAETKAAFVILQHLAPDHDSQLTNILARSAALPALEAEKDMPLQKGHIYVLPPDRYLRIVDHGLFTEPPTEPRGLRMPIDHFMRSLAETVGPNAIGVVLSGTGTDGSLGLRAIKGAGGLTFVQSPETALYDGMPKAAIQIGAADRIGSIEEICEGLRSHTDRTAEPEDGEFSRKQINGIITFLKARTGHDFGAYKIGTLDRRIRRRMSLLRFESVRQYNDYIRSTPNEARQLFDDLLINVTCFFRDEEVWNPLVEKVLDKFLSEEHRTPIRIWVPACSTGEEAYSLAILLEERRRALKVDVEYQIFASDLDAEAVSFGREALYPASIESDVSAERLERFFRQEASSYRLDKRIREKVVFATQNLLGDPPFSRLDLISCRNLLIYLDPSYQARLIDVFHFALKENGFLFLGTSESPGSRSDKFRSIDSKAHIWQRLPGQSLNSLQLSGGSARSEFANNGRAPRPARSRSNDLGNLVRQAILERFGPAAVAISTEGQISYYHGPIRRFIETPEGEPTSNLFELLAPPLRVRVREALRKLEAGEVPARAEGVLKLDGQDRLLKIECGRLAIENDPLILVTFEDTALPTDQPDRKRGEDDEGYIHRLENELEVVREDLQTTVEELETSNEELKASNEEAMAANEELQSTNEELETSREELQSLNEELITLNNQLEDKISEVEKATDDMRNLLTSTRLPVLFLDSNLTISGFTQSMRSVMELREGDKGRPMTELAMKVDDSQLINDCRAVLDKLEPIETQVESSDGLIYLRRIQPYRTSEERISGVVITYTEVTRQATMAKRLASRERQQSVIASISRSGLGARDEGEFLNHVCASLRVALDCDYTKILALDTERNLFELRAGAGWKPGLVGSATVESGFKSQAGYTMQQDEPVLIEDFEEEKRFDPPPLLVDHAVRSGISTTISIHGKVWGVIGIHDREPHAFTEDDLAILAAASNIVAATVMQITRERHLARERLMLELAIRSADLGVWRYDPENDHFRGDERTERMFGTDDSKSPPKLTAFLDQIAVENRDRVSEALRNTIEKGEPFDEEFMLRRENEEIWLLCRGERMQQGDETVILGIHQDVTERRQNEEQTLFMMRELDHRVKNLLSIILSIAKVTARGANDTDQFVSDFTQRLNAMARTHSLLAESRWQGAEMRSLLREELSQFGREGRIEIHGPRLAMSPSASQAMSMAIHELATNAAKYGSLHSAEGTLHIEWQLVEREDEERLAIRWEERGGQPAKEPEREGFGTTVLKRILLSQLKAEVDLDYAEEGLTALIEMPTTHIRPSQGPDIQSTDSEMEISPDILKGKRVLVLDDEWLIAEQHAEALSSAGAVIVGPFTMLKEADIAGRMEDIDLAVLDYNIDGEPSTRLIRDLNKAGIPTLMVTAYGSSLELEDDVKIEAVLNKPVSSIAIINRVAKSLQKQEELSHA from the coding sequence ATGACAGAGTTTAACTACCCTGTCGTGGCCGTCGGCGCATCGGCCGGCGGTATCGAAGCGCTGAAAGCATTTGTCTCCGCCATCCCCGCCGAAACGAAGGCCGCATTCGTCATCCTCCAGCACCTTGCGCCCGATCATGACAGCCAGCTGACGAACATACTTGCGCGCTCTGCCGCCCTGCCCGCCCTTGAGGCAGAGAAGGACATGCCGCTGCAAAAGGGGCATATCTACGTTCTTCCCCCGGACCGTTATCTCCGCATCGTCGATCATGGCCTCTTCACTGAACCACCGACGGAGCCACGCGGCCTGCGCATGCCCATCGACCATTTTATGAGGTCTTTGGCGGAGACCGTGGGGCCGAACGCCATCGGAGTGGTTCTCTCGGGCACCGGCACCGATGGCTCTCTCGGGCTGCGCGCCATCAAGGGCGCCGGCGGCCTGACCTTCGTCCAGTCACCCGAAACCGCGCTCTATGACGGCATGCCCAAAGCCGCCATTCAGATCGGCGCGGCGGACAGAATCGGATCGATCGAGGAAATCTGCGAAGGGCTTCGAAGTCATACGGATCGGACTGCCGAACCAGAGGACGGCGAGTTTTCCCGCAAGCAGATCAACGGCATCATCACATTCCTGAAAGCCAGGACCGGACATGATTTCGGCGCCTACAAGATCGGAACGCTCGATCGGCGTATCCGCCGCCGGATGAGCCTGCTTCGTTTTGAGAGCGTTCGCCAGTATAATGATTATATCCGCAGCACGCCGAACGAAGCCCGTCAGCTTTTCGACGATCTGCTGATCAATGTGACCTGCTTCTTTCGCGATGAGGAAGTCTGGAACCCACTGGTCGAGAAGGTCCTCGACAAATTTCTCTCCGAAGAGCATCGCACGCCGATCCGTATATGGGTGCCAGCCTGCTCGACGGGGGAGGAAGCCTATTCGCTGGCCATCTTGCTGGAAGAGCGACGCAGGGCGCTCAAGGTCGATGTCGAGTACCAGATTTTTGCCTCCGATCTTGATGCCGAGGCGGTCTCGTTCGGGCGGGAAGCTCTTTACCCCGCCAGTATTGAAAGCGATGTCAGTGCCGAGCGACTTGAGCGCTTCTTCCGCCAGGAGGCGAGCAGCTACCGCCTCGACAAGCGCATCCGAGAAAAGGTCGTCTTCGCAACACAAAATCTCTTGGGCGATCCGCCGTTCTCCCGGCTGGACCTGATCAGTTGCCGAAATCTGCTGATCTATCTTGATCCGAGCTATCAAGCCCGTCTGATCGATGTTTTCCACTTCGCGTTGAAGGAAAACGGGTTTCTCTTCCTTGGTACGTCGGAGTCCCCCGGCTCCCGCTCGGACAAGTTTCGGTCGATCGATTCAAAGGCCCATATCTGGCAACGCCTGCCAGGTCAGAGCCTCAACAGCCTTCAGCTTTCGGGCGGTAGTGCTCGGTCGGAATTCGCGAATAACGGCCGTGCTCCTCGCCCGGCCCGCTCTCGTTCGAATGATCTTGGCAATCTTGTACGCCAGGCAATCCTTGAGCGCTTCGGACCGGCGGCTGTCGCAATCTCTACGGAAGGCCAAATATCCTATTATCACGGGCCTATCAGACGGTTCATTGAAACACCCGAGGGCGAACCCACCAGCAACCTTTTCGAGCTGCTCGCTCCTCCCCTTCGGGTTCGGGTACGCGAAGCGCTTCGCAAGCTGGAAGCGGGCGAGGTACCGGCAAGGGCTGAAGGCGTACTGAAACTCGATGGCCAGGACCGGCTACTGAAGATCGAATGCGGCCGACTGGCCATCGAAAACGATCCTCTCATTCTCGTGACGTTCGAGGATACAGCTCTTCCGACCGATCAGCCTGACCGAAAGCGTGGCGAAGACGATGAGGGATACATCCATCGCCTTGAAAATGAGCTGGAGGTGGTGCGCGAGGATCTGCAGACCACGGTCGAAGAACTGGAGACCTCGAATGAGGAATTGAAGGCCAGCAATGAAGAAGCGATGGCTGCCAATGAGGAACTCCAATCGACCAATGAGGAACTGGAAACTTCGCGCGAAGAGCTCCAGTCGCTCAATGAAGAACTGATCACGCTCAACAACCAGCTCGAGGACAAGATATCGGAAGTCGAAAAAGCGACCGACGACATGCGCAACTTGCTGACGTCGACTCGTCTGCCGGTTCTTTTTCTGGATTCCAACCTTACGATCTCGGGCTTCACGCAGTCGATGCGGAGCGTCATGGAGCTGCGTGAAGGCGACAAGGGTCGCCCCATGACCGAACTGGCCATGAAGGTCGACGATAGCCAGCTCATCAATGACTGCCGTGCAGTGCTCGACAAGCTGGAGCCGATCGAAACGCAGGTCGAGTCCAGTGATGGCCTGATCTATCTGCGCCGCATCCAGCCCTACAGGACCTCGGAAGAGCGCATCAGCGGCGTGGTCATCACCTATACGGAGGTGACGCGGCAGGCCACAATGGCCAAGCGGCTCGCCAGCCGAGAACGCCAGCAAAGCGTCATCGCCAGTATCAGTCGAAGTGGGCTGGGTGCACGCGACGAAGGAGAATTTCTCAACCATGTCTGTGCATCGCTGCGCGTGGCACTGGATTGCGATTATACAAAAATTCTAGCCCTCGACACCGAACGAAACCTCTTCGAGCTGCGTGCGGGCGCTGGCTGGAAACCGGGACTGGTCGGCAGCGCGACGGTGGAAAGCGGCTTCAAGAGCCAGGCCGGCTATACGATGCAGCAGGACGAACCAGTCCTCATTGAGGATTTTGAAGAAGAAAAGCGCTTCGATCCGCCGCCACTGCTTGTTGACCACGCCGTCCGCTCCGGCATCAGCACGACGATTTCTATACACGGCAAGGTCTGGGGTGTGATCGGGATACATGACCGAGAGCCCCACGCATTCACCGAAGACGACCTCGCCATTCTCGCGGCCGCTTCGAATATCGTCGCGGCGACCGTCATGCAGATTACACGGGAGCGCCATCTCGCCCGCGAACGGCTTATGCTCGAGCTGGCGATCCGGTCTGCCGATCTTGGCGTCTGGCGCTACGATCCCGAGAACGATCACTTTCGTGGCGATGAACGCACCGAGCGGATGTTCGGAACGGACGACAGCAAGTCGCCCCCGAAACTGACGGCGTTTCTCGATCAGATCGCTGTAGAAAATCGGGATCGCGTGTCCGAAGCCCTACGCAACACGATCGAAAAGGGCGAGCCTTTCGACGAAGAGTTTATGCTACGCCGCGAAAACGAAGAGATCTGGCTCCTATGTCGCGGAGAACGGATGCAGCAGGGGGACGAGACCGTCATTCTGGGCATCCATCAGGACGTGACGGAGCGCCGACAGAACGAAGAGCAGACCTTGTTCATGATGCGGGAACTCGATCACCGCGTGAAGAACCTGCTCTCGATCATTCTGTCGATCGCCAAGGTCACGGCCAGGGGCGCCAACGATACCGACCAGTTCGTCTCCGACTTCACCCAACGCCTCAATGCCATGGCACGCACGCATAGTCTTCTGGCAGAATCGCGCTGGCAGGGTGCGGAAATGCGAAGCCTGCTCAGAGAGGAGTTGAGTCAGTTCGGACGCGAGGGCCGGATCGAAATTCACGGCCCCCGCCTTGCCATGTCGCCAAGCGCCTCGCAGGCCATGTCCATGGCGATCCATGAATTGGCAACCAATGCCGCCAAATACGGATCTTTACATTCTGCCGAGGGCACCTTGCACATCGAATGGCAGCTTGTGGAACGAGAAGATGAGGAGCGCTTGGCCATACGCTGGGAAGAACGCGGCGGCCAACCGGCGAAAGAACCCGAGCGCGAAGGGTTCGGTACTACGGTTTTGAAGCGCATCCTGCTTTCGCAGTTGAAGGCCGAGGTCGATCTCGACTACGCCGAAGAAGGCCTGACAGCGTTGATCGAAATGCCCACAACTCATATCCGGCCGTCGCAAGGACCCGACATCCAGTCGACAGATTCCGAGATGGAGATCAGCCCCGATATCCTCAAAGGGAAAAGAGTTCTCGTTCTGGACGATGAGTGGTTGATCGCCGAGCAGCATGCAGAGGCGCTGAGTAGCGCCGGGGCGGTCATCGTCGGCCCTTTCACAATGTTGAAAGAAGCGGATATTGCCGGTCGCATGGAGGACATCGATCTGGCCGTTCTGGACTATAACATCGATGGCGAGCCCTCGACCCGCCTCATCCGAGACTTGAACAAGGCGGGGATCCCTACACTTATGGTTACAGCCTATGGGTCCTCACTCGAGCTTGAAGACGATGTCAAAATCGAAGCTGTTCTCAACAAGCCGGTCAGTTCGATAGCGATCATAAACCGTGTGGCGAAATCACTGCAAAAGCAGGAGGAGTTGTCACATGCCTAA
- a CDS encoding chemotaxis protein CheB codes for MPKRNIIGIGGSAGALQAVCEFLSGFRPECDSVVLLVIHRTAESSRLLDILQRCTPLQVREPVDDEALAPGHIYIAPADQHLLLGDDHLHLRRGPRENNFRPSIDPLFRSLAVFAGARANGVILSGYLDDGSAGLRAIASAGGSTFVQDPRDSLTPDMPRAAISAIGEPDMIADAKGLGDHLSKIVAEEAPESKEVPENVKLELLISGLERASMKTEEKLGELSPYNCPDCNGVLWQIEDGPILRFRCHTGHAYTHAALSQRQDEMLEKTLYDSLRAHREKAQLLRQLSEREPDKSDRWLKRASEYEEDAELLEDVILRQNTPA; via the coding sequence ATGCCTAAGCGCAACATTATCGGCATCGGCGGTAGCGCCGGAGCACTACAGGCGGTCTGTGAATTTCTGAGCGGCTTTCGTCCCGAATGCGACTCGGTCGTCCTCCTGGTCATTCACCGAACTGCGGAATCGTCGCGCCTTCTTGATATTCTCCAGCGTTGCACGCCTCTTCAGGTCCGAGAACCCGTGGACGACGAGGCCTTGGCGCCAGGCCATATTTATATCGCGCCGGCCGATCAGCACCTTCTCCTCGGCGATGACCACCTTCATCTGCGTCGTGGACCACGGGAAAACAATTTCCGGCCTTCCATCGATCCGCTCTTCAGATCATTGGCGGTCTTTGCTGGCGCGCGCGCCAATGGCGTCATCCTGTCGGGCTATCTCGATGACGGTTCGGCGGGCCTGCGCGCAATCGCCTCTGCAGGGGGCAGCACATTCGTGCAGGATCCGAGAGATTCTCTAACGCCTGATATGCCGCGCGCCGCCATTAGTGCCATCGGCGAACCCGACATGATTGCCGATGCCAAAGGACTCGGCGACCATCTGTCAAAGATCGTCGCCGAGGAGGCGCCCGAGAGCAAGGAAGTGCCGGAGAATGTCAAACTCGAACTTCTGATTTCCGGACTGGAGCGAGCCAGCATGAAGACGGAAGAAAAACTCGGTGAACTCTCCCCGTATAACTGTCCCGACTGCAATGGCGTTCTGTGGCAGATTGAAGATGGACCGATCCTTCGTTTCCGTTGCCATACGGGCCATGCCTATACGCATGCTGCCTTATCGCAGCGGCAAGACGAAATGCTGGAAAAAACGCTCTACGATTCCCTCCGCGCACACCGCGAAAAAGCACAGTTGCTTCGCCAGCTTTCCGAGCGGGAGCCCGACAAGAGCGATCGCTGGCTGAAGCGTGCATCGGAATATGAAGAGGACGCCGAACTCCTCGAAGACGTCATCCTGCGTCAGAATACGCCAGCATAG